In the Topomyia yanbarensis strain Yona2022 chromosome 3, ASM3024719v1, whole genome shotgun sequence genome, one interval contains:
- the LOC131689313 gene encoding vitamin K-dependent protein C-like: MKQFGLLTVLCVLGAQALPDRTPRLINGNISPHKPYNAYVQYLNAQNAGFFGGGTIISDRHIITAAQNILGFVRWDIGVGSNIFTQLSMLTTTMATPHPNFNSANRANDIGIITLVNSLIFTTTIAPIALPALGEVTQLPLENEQGTIVGFGFTTAISTTRSDYLMRAFQRVTNDARCQQFYQITLPNHFCAEDTVERANVCNGDIGAGFVTHVRGTILLTGVASLITHGCDIQSPTGYTRIAAFRQWIQSVTQV; encoded by the exons ATGAAGCAATTCGGCCTACTTACAGTACTCTGTGTGTTGGGAGCTCAG gctCTCCCAGATCGCACACCTAGACTCATTAATGGAAACATTTCTCCGCACAAGCCATATAATGCGTATGTGCAATACCTGAATGCCCAGAATGCTGGATTCTTCGGAGGAGGTACGATCATCTCCGACCGTCATATCATTACGGCTGCCCAGAACATTCTAGG GTTTGTTCGGTGGGATATTGGAGTTGGATCCAACATCTTCACTCAGTTGTCTATGCTCACAACCACCATGGCTACTCCTCATCCGAACTTCAATTCTGCGAACCGCGCAAACGACATTGGTATCATCACACTAGTGAATTCTCTCATATTCACGACAACCATTGCTCCGATAGCGCTTCCAGCTTTGGGTGAAGTCACTCAACTACCACTCGAAAATGAACAAGGAACCATTGTAGGATTCGGATTCACAACCGCAATCT CGACTACAAGATCGGATTACCTAATGCGAGCGTTCCAACGTGTCACGAACGACGCTCGCTGTCAGCAATTCTACCAAATTACGCTACCGAATCATTTCTGTGCCGAAGATACAGTTGAACGAGCCAATGTATGCAACGGAGACATCGGAGCAGGATTTGTAACGCACGTCCGTGGAACAATCCTACTGACAGGTGTTGCTTCACTGATCACACACGGTTGTGATATACAGAGTCCAACGGGATACACTCGCATTGCTGCGTTTAGACAATGGATTCAATCTGTCACCCAAGTCTGA
- the LOC131689312 gene encoding brachyurin-like, producing MKRFGLFTVLCVLGVQALADRTPRIINGHTAPHQPYNAYVQYLNAQNAGFFGGGSIISDRHIITAAQNILGFVRWDIGLGSNMFTQLSMLTTTTATAHPNFNSANRANDIGIITLVNSLVFTTTIAPIALPALNEVTQLPLENEQGTIVGFGFTTAASTARSDFLLRAFQRVTNDARCQQFYQITLPNHFCAEDTVERANVCNGDIGAGFVTNVRGNNLLTGIASLITHGCDMQSPTGYTRISAFRQWIQSVTQI from the exons ATGAAGCGATTCGGCCTATTTACAGTACTGTGCGTGTTGGGAGTTCAG GCTCTCGCAGATCGTACACCTAGAATAATTAATGGACACACTGCTCCTCATCAGCCTTACAATGCGTATGTGCAATACCTGAATGCCCAAAATGCTGGTTTCTTCGGAGGCGGTTCGATCATCTCCGACCGTCATATCATTACGGCTGCTCAGAACATTCTAGG GTTTGTTCGATGGGATATTGGACTTGGATCGAACATGTTCACTCAGTTGTCCATGCTTACAACCACCACGGCTACTGCTCATCCGAACTTCAATTCTGCAAACCGTGCAAACGACATTGGTATTATCACACTAGTGAATTCTCTCGTGTTCACGACGACCATCGCTCCGATAGCGCTTCCAGCTTTGAATGAAGTAACTCAACTACCACTCGAAAATGAACAAGGAACTATTGTGGGATTCGGTTTCACAACAGCAGCCT CGACTGCAAGATCCGATTTCCTGTTGCGAGCGTTCCAACGTGTCACAAACGATGCTCGCTGTCAGCAATTCTACCAAATTACGCTACCGAATCATTTCTGTGCCGAAGATACAGTTGAACGAGCCAATGTTTGCAACGGAGACATCGGAGCAGGATTCGTAACGAACGTCCGTGGAAACAACCTACTGACAGGTATTGCTTCACTGATCACACACGGTTGTGATATGCAGAGTCCAACCGGATACACTCGCATTTCTGCGTTTAGACAATGGATTCAATCTGTCACCCAAATTTAA